Proteins from a genomic interval of Phycisphaeraceae bacterium:
- a CDS encoding segregation/condensation protein A, with protein sequence MTTEYQVRLDAFEGPLDLLLFLIRRAEVEVTDIPIAVIADQFIESLRDIDTIDIDTAGEFLVMAATLTEIKARMLAPPVAAKADPDNPDQPQAAQAAIDPRAELVRQLLEYKRYRDAAHALLQRRDRWEAMYPAAKAHPDAAAIRAIVEQQADEAATDIEDVTLADLVDAFSKILVSVDFTRVGEHHVLVDETPIELHAEDILEHLRREPEGGLVGVAAGRGEVPFASIFAGRTRTELIGLFLAMLELVRQRRIQVRQDRVHAQITLSLREPDLAEAGAEPATHAG encoded by the coding sequence GTCTCGACGCCTTCGAGGGCCCCCTCGACCTGCTGTTGTTCCTGATCCGGCGGGCCGAGGTGGAGGTCACGGACATCCCGATCGCGGTGATCGCCGACCAGTTCATCGAGTCGCTGCGGGACATCGACACCATCGACATCGACACGGCGGGGGAGTTCCTCGTCATGGCCGCGACGCTGACGGAGATCAAGGCGCGCATGCTCGCGCCGCCGGTGGCGGCGAAGGCGGACCCCGACAACCCCGATCAGCCCCAGGCGGCGCAGGCCGCGATCGACCCTCGCGCAGAGTTGGTGCGGCAACTGCTGGAGTACAAGCGGTACCGCGATGCGGCCCACGCGCTCCTGCAGCGGAGAGACCGCTGGGAGGCGATGTACCCCGCCGCGAAGGCGCACCCGGACGCGGCGGCGATCAGGGCGATCGTGGAGCAGCAGGCCGACGAGGCCGCGACCGATATCGAGGATGTCACGCTGGCCGACCTGGTCGATGCGTTCTCGAAGATCCTGGTCTCGGTGGACTTCACCCGCGTCGGCGAGCACCACGTGCTTGTCGATGAGACGCCGATCGAGTTGCACGCAGAGGACATCCTGGAGCACCTGCGGCGCGAGCCGGAGGGCGGACTCGTGGGTGTCGCCGCCGGGCGGGGGGAGGTCCCGTTCGCCAGCATCTTCGCAGGACGCACGCGAACGGAACTGATCGGGCTCTTCCTGGCGATGCTCGAGCTGGTGCGGCAGCGGCGGATCCAGGTTCGGCAGGATCGCGTGCACGCGCAGATCACCCTGTCGCTGCGTGAGCCGGACCTGGCCGAGGCGGGGGCCGAGCCGGCGACGCACGCCGGGTAA